One region of Mucilaginibacter sp. 14171R-50 genomic DNA includes:
- a CDS encoding esterase family protein, with translation MTEQYHRWHSPNLNLDMEMLVFGDRGYPVILFPTTKGRYHQNKDFGLIDSVRWFVDEGLVKIYCPDTIDDRSWYDKGIHPADRARNYAWYDKMLVDELAPWAMHETGVNKVAAAGCSFGGYHAANFAFKHPEMVGHLFTMSGAFDVKMFTDGYYDDNVFYNNPVDFLPGSDKPGLWQMNIILGTSDEDICKDDNIRMSNILRGKSINHWLDIRPFAKHDWPIWKEMFPHYLSTIK, from the coding sequence TTGACTGAGCAATATCACCGCTGGCATTCCCCAAATCTGAACCTGGATATGGAAATGCTTGTATTTGGCGACAGAGGTTACCCCGTTATACTTTTCCCCACAACTAAGGGGCGTTACCACCAGAACAAAGATTTTGGGCTGATAGACAGCGTACGGTGGTTTGTTGATGAAGGCCTGGTGAAAATTTACTGCCCCGATACCATTGACGATCGCAGCTGGTACGATAAAGGCATACACCCCGCCGATCGCGCCCGTAACTATGCATGGTACGATAAGATGCTTGTAGATGAACTTGCCCCCTGGGCCATGCACGAAACCGGCGTAAATAAAGTTGCGGCGGCGGGATGCAGCTTTGGGGGGTACCATGCTGCAAACTTCGCGTTTAAGCACCCGGAAATGGTGGGGCATCTTTTTACCATGAGCGGTGCTTTTGATGTAAAAATGTTCACCGATGGCTACTACGATGATAATGTGTTTTACAATAACCCGGTAGATTTTTTACCCGGCAGCGATAAGCCCGGGCTGTGGCAAATGAACATCATTTTAGGAACATCAGATGAGGATATATGTAAGGATGATAACATCCGCATGTCAAACATCCTGCGCGGGAAGAGTATTAACCATTGGCTGGATATCCGCCCTTTCGCTAAGCATGATTGGCCTATCTGGAAGGAAATGTTTCCACACTACTTATCTACCATAAAATAG
- a CDS encoding RimK family alpha-L-glutamate ligase, with translation MKKIGILFGQENSFPQAFVDRINEKAEKNISAEFVRIDKMMQGEPLGYSVIVDRISQDVPFYRASLKNAAITGTAVINNPFWWSADEKFFNNALAVKLGVPVPKTVLLPSKDHPASTTDRSFRNLAFPLDWDAIFDYVGFPAYMKPFDGGGWRDVYKISDKDDLWDKFAQTGQLVMLLQEEIIFDDYFRCYCIGGKHVRIMQYEPRNPHHLRYEHGKAPASKKMLDTITKYVLQLNKYLGYDFNTVEFAVRDGIPYAIDFCNPAPDAEVTSVGEDNFEWVVETAASYAIERAKAQKDNRDNLTWGEYVKTGAAGKPLMGTAAAKTAEADVSAGKVDHAITDEAKPKKKAAATKKAAKK, from the coding sequence ATGAAAAAAATAGGCATCTTATTCGGGCAGGAAAATTCATTTCCGCAGGCGTTTGTTGACAGGATAAACGAGAAAGCTGAAAAAAATATCAGTGCCGAATTTGTACGCATCGATAAAATGATGCAGGGCGAGCCATTAGGCTACTCGGTAATTGTAGACCGTATCTCGCAGGATGTACCATTTTACCGGGCGTCTTTAAAGAACGCGGCCATCACCGGTACGGCGGTTATCAATAACCCGTTTTGGTGGAGCGCCGACGAGAAGTTTTTTAACAATGCCCTGGCCGTAAAACTGGGTGTGCCGGTACCAAAAACGGTGCTGCTTCCCTCAAAAGACCACCCCGCAAGCACCACCGACCGCTCCTTTCGCAACCTGGCTTTCCCGCTTGACTGGGACGCTATTTTCGATTATGTTGGTTTCCCGGCGTACATGAAACCTTTTGACGGCGGCGGCTGGCGAGATGTTTATAAGATAAGCGACAAAGACGATCTGTGGGATAAATTTGCGCAAACCGGTCAACTGGTAATGCTGCTGCAGGAAGAAATTATCTTCGACGATTACTTTCGCTGTTATTGCATTGGCGGCAAGCACGTGCGCATTATGCAATACGAGCCGCGCAACCCGCACCACCTGCGTTATGAGCATGGCAAAGCCCCGGCATCAAAAAAAATGCTGGATACCATTACCAAATACGTTTTGCAGTTGAACAAATACCTGGGCTACGATTTTAATACCGTCGAGTTTGCTGTGCGCGATGGCATACCTTACGCCATTGATTTTTGCAACCCCGCACCCGATGCGGAAGTAACCAGCGTTGGTGAGGATAACTTTGAGTGGGTAGTAGAAACCGCTGCAAGCTATGCTATAGAACGGGCCAAAGCACAAAAGGATAACCGGGACAACCTTACCTGGGGCGAATATGTAAAAACCGGCGCGGCAGGTAAACCGCTGATGGGTACGGCGGCTGCAAAAACCGCCGAAGCAGATGTAAGCGCTGGTAAAGTTGACCACGCGATAACAGATGAGGCGAAACCAAAAAAGAAAGCGGCTGCAACTAAGAAGGCAGCAAAGAAATAA
- a CDS encoding carboxylate-amine ligase, whose protein sequence is MNEFTLGVEEEFMVIDPVTRELQSHDQKIVDSAQKIHEDQVKAEMHQAVVEVGTHICRNTEEARREVGKLRTTVAQLAGDIGLRIGAAGTHPFSHWQHQLITDHPRYFEIVDELQEAARSNLIFGLHVHVGIQSRDMAIHIANQARYFLPHVYALSTNSPFWEGRNTGYKSFRTKVFDKFPRTGIPDYFASIEDYDNYIKLLVKTNCIDNAKKIWWDLRVHPFFETIEFRVCDCPMLIDETMTFVALFQCICAKLYKLRQQNMKFITYNRALINENKWRAARYGIDGKMIDFGKELEVNTRALILELLDFIDDVVDDLGCRDDLQYVHKILENGTGADRQLAIYNQNNNFADVVDYITSQTLKGI, encoded by the coding sequence ATGAACGAGTTCACCTTAGGTGTTGAAGAAGAATTTATGGTGATTGACCCGGTTACCCGGGAGCTGCAATCGCACGACCAGAAAATTGTCGACAGCGCGCAAAAGATACATGAAGACCAGGTAAAGGCCGAAATGCACCAGGCTGTTGTGGAAGTGGGTACCCATATATGCCGTAATACCGAAGAAGCCCGCAGGGAGGTGGGCAAGCTGCGCACAACTGTAGCCCAGCTGGCCGGCGATATCGGGTTGCGTATTGGCGCGGCGGGTACACACCCGTTTTCGCACTGGCAGCACCAGCTGATAACCGACCACCCCAGGTATTTTGAAATAGTTGACGAACTGCAGGAGGCGGCACGCTCAAACCTGATCTTCGGCCTGCACGTGCACGTAGGCATCCAGAGCCGCGATATGGCTATACATATTGCCAACCAGGCGCGCTATTTTTTGCCGCATGTGTACGCGCTGTCAACCAATTCGCCTTTTTGGGAGGGCAGGAACACCGGTTATAAATCATTCCGTACAAAGGTGTTTGATAAGTTCCCGAGGACGGGTATTCCTGATTATTTTGCCAGCATTGAAGATTACGACAACTATATAAAGCTACTGGTAAAAACCAATTGCATTGATAACGCGAAAAAAATATGGTGGGACCTTCGCGTACATCCCTTCTTCGAAACCATTGAGTTTCGTGTGTGCGATTGCCCCATGCTGATAGATGAGACCATGACCTTTGTTGCTCTTTTTCAGTGCATATGCGCAAAGCTGTATAAGCTTAGGCAGCAAAACATGAAGTTTATTACCTATAACCGGGCTTTGATCAACGAGAATAAATGGCGCGCAGCACGCTACGGCATTGATGGCAAGATGATAGATTTTGGCAAGGAGCTTGAAGTAAATACGCGCGCCCTGATACTGGAACTGTTGGATTTTATTGATGATGTAGTTGACGATTTGGGTTGCCGCGACGATCTGCAATATGTACACAAGATATTAGAAAATGGTACCGGCGCCGACAGGCAACTGGCTATTTACAACCAAAACAATAACTTTGCAGATGTGGTGGATTACATTACATCGCAAACGTTAAAGGGAATATAA
- a CDS encoding type 1 glutamine amidotransferase has protein sequence MNTDKPEVRVAILDLYNGVANEGMRGFRDILDRYKVKHGLDLTYEIFDVRRKAQVPDTGFDVYISSGGPGSPLDSEGTEWEKKYFRLIDKLERHNKSDDPQKKHVLFVCHSFQLMCRRYGLGEINTRRSPSFGILPVHLTEAGAAEQVFEGLADPFYTVDSRSWQVINPNMERFEELGMEILALEKERPYVDLPRALMAIRFNEYFFATQFHPEADPHGMKIMLMREDKKEEVISEHGEAKYREMLERLDDPDKIAHTQDTIIPNFLDEAILKTLSF, from the coding sequence ATGAACACAGATAAACCGGAAGTAAGAGTAGCCATATTAGACCTGTACAATGGGGTGGCTAACGAAGGGATGCGTGGTTTCCGGGATATACTGGACCGTTATAAGGTGAAGCACGGGCTTGACCTTACTTATGAGATTTTTGATGTGCGTCGTAAAGCGCAGGTGCCCGATACCGGCTTTGATGTATACATATCAAGCGGCGGGCCGGGCAGTCCGCTGGATAGCGAGGGTACCGAATGGGAAAAGAAATACTTTCGACTGATAGATAAGCTGGAAAGGCATAATAAAAGCGATGATCCGCAAAAAAAGCATGTACTGTTCGTATGTCATTCGTTTCAGCTGATGTGCCGCAGGTACGGTTTGGGCGAGATCAACACGAGGCGTTCGCCATCGTTTGGGATATTGCCGGTACATTTGACCGAAGCAGGGGCTGCCGAACAGGTTTTTGAAGGCCTTGCCGACCCGTTTTACACAGTAGATTCGCGCAGCTGGCAGGTGATAAACCCAAACATGGAGCGCTTTGAAGAATTGGGTATGGAAATACTGGCGCTCGAAAAAGAACGCCCGTATGTTGACCTGCCTCGCGCGTTAATGGCTATACGCTTTAACGAGTACTTTTTTGCCACGCAGTTTCATCCCGAAGCTGATCCGCACGGTATGAAGATAATGCTGATGCGCGAGGATAAAAAAGAAGAAGTAATAAGCGAACACGGCGAAGCTAAATACCGCGAAATGCTGGAACGCCTGGACGATCCGGATAAAATAGCGCACACGCAAGATACCATCATCCCTAATTTTTTGGATGAAGCGATTTTGAAGACGTTGTCGTTTTAA
- a CDS encoding FeoB-associated Cys-rich membrane protein gives MNIQSIIIIVLFVAAVFYVGRLLYKSVFVKKGCGNNCKCGVDFSDIEAIKQAK, from the coding sequence ATGAACATACAGTCAATTATTATCATCGTATTGTTTGTTGCTGCGGTATTTTACGTTGGCCGGTTGCTGTATAAGAGCGTATTCGTCAAAAAAGGCTGTGGTAACAATTGCAAATGCGGTGTCGATTTTTCTGATATCGAGGCTATTAAACAGGCTAAATAA
- a CDS encoding glycosyltransferase — MSSNNKQIFQADNPGRWNRFKWISRILLVVFVVGVVAAVVTVTSTEYPIIPDLNPAPKKLSKAELEALKKSKRYADFKIEKAEIEVLDKARRLHQLKHPNNENRINAGFYKAWEAQAYNSLVDHMARLDMVVTEGFAFSPGADTLKVSIDTGLINLNKKYKKQVLVTLSNYVNYDNVRGGYDVKDVLRVFKNKKLRVAFINSMAAALQRYKFNGINIDIEDLPDRNGKEMVAFQNDLYTIFHAQKLLVTTNVIPHDEEFDLKRLQHINDFLFVMAIDQHSDMSNPGDISHQHWVEEILDEVCSQIPSEKVILTIAGGGYDWREGSVGTPIGYPQAVSTAKENNKNIAYDPESANLHYNYLGTDSLNHTVYFADAATNFNIIRMADDWATGGVALWRMGAEDPRLWTFFQKNLSIDSLKKTGVDIKHFTTVGLNNKIDYAGEGGEVLDLITTPTTGHIDVKMDTSTYTITNQKYIKLPTKYVIRRYGYKPGKVVLTFDDGPDPEFTPRILDILKRERVPASFFVVGSMVEKNIPILKRIYDEGYEIGNHTFFHPDISTISLDRVNLELNSTRKLIESITGRSTILFRPPFNADAEPQTLAEVIPVAESRRQSYITIGESIDPWDWQPGVTADSIIARTIKQKDNGSMILLHDAGGDTREETVKALPAIIHFFKKNGYEFTTIADVLGKTKDDLMPPAEKESKSFWGKYYDIVVVGFFLGNKFLFYLFLSAIFLAMGRIILIGILAARQFSLNKKIDAAPHPQPPVSIIVPAYNEEITAIKTIQSLLKTEYTNFNIIFVDDGSKDRTFEVVSEAYANHPLVTVLTKPNGGKASALNFGITHAEHDFVVCIDADTQLKTDAIYHLMAYFTDEEIGAVAGTVKVGNENNIITKWQSIEYITAQNMDRRAFDIINSITVVPGAIGAFRKSALFRAGGFTYDTLAEDCDLTMRILKQGYVVKNCAEAVAYTEAPETINALLKQRFRWSFGVMQSFWKNRDALFNKKFRYFGMVGMPNILIFQIILPLFSPLADLIMILGLFGSHPEKMLTYYAVFVLIDFLVGILAFRMEKEDYRKLVYIIPQRFIWRQLMYYILFKSIRKALKGELSTWGVLKRTGNVKVNAEEKKTKPVVIAILVFTIAAAVYFLYTYISNR, encoded by the coding sequence ATGTCTTCTAATAACAAGCAGATATTTCAGGCTGATAATCCCGGCAGGTGGAACCGTTTTAAATGGATCAGCCGTATTTTATTAGTGGTATTTGTAGTGGGTGTTGTAGCGGCGGTAGTTACTGTTACCTCAACAGAATACCCTATAATCCCCGACCTTAACCCTGCGCCCAAAAAGCTTTCTAAGGCCGAGCTCGAAGCCTTGAAAAAATCAAAGCGGTATGCCGATTTTAAGATAGAAAAGGCCGAAATAGAGGTGCTGGACAAGGCACGGCGCCTGCATCAGTTAAAACACCCTAATAACGAAAACCGTATAAACGCGGGCTTTTACAAGGCCTGGGAAGCGCAGGCCTATAATTCGCTTGTTGACCACATGGCCAGGTTGGACATGGTGGTAACTGAGGGCTTCGCTTTCTCGCCAGGGGCCGATACGTTAAAAGTTAGTATTGATACAGGCCTTATCAACCTCAACAAAAAGTATAAGAAGCAGGTACTGGTAACACTATCCAATTATGTTAACTATGATAACGTAAGGGGTGGTTATGATGTTAAAGATGTGCTTCGCGTATTTAAAAATAAAAAGCTGCGTGTGGCATTTATCAACAGCATGGCAGCTGCGCTTCAGCGTTATAAATTTAACGGGATCAATATTGATATAGAAGACCTGCCCGACCGGAATGGTAAAGAGATGGTTGCCTTCCAGAACGATCTCTACACCATATTTCACGCTCAAAAACTGCTTGTAACAACCAACGTTATACCGCACGACGAAGAGTTTGACCTGAAGCGTTTGCAGCACATTAACGATTTTTTATTCGTAATGGCTATCGATCAGCATTCAGACATGAGCAACCCGGGCGATATATCGCACCAGCATTGGGTTGAAGAAATACTGGACGAGGTTTGCTCACAAATACCCAGCGAAAAGGTTATACTGACTATTGCCGGCGGCGGCTACGACTGGCGCGAAGGGAGCGTTGGTACGCCCATTGGCTACCCACAGGCCGTAAGCACCGCAAAAGAAAACAACAAGAACATAGCTTACGACCCGGAATCGGCTAACCTGCATTACAACTACCTGGGTACCGATAGCCTTAACCATACAGTTTACTTTGCCGACGCGGCCACCAATTTCAATATCATTCGCATGGCCGACGACTGGGCTACAGGCGGAGTAGCTTTATGGCGTATGGGTGCCGAAGACCCGCGCCTGTGGACATTCTTCCAAAAAAACCTTTCGATAGATTCGTTGAAGAAAACCGGTGTGGATATTAAGCACTTTACTACTGTTGGGTTAAATAATAAGATTGATTACGCCGGTGAAGGGGGCGAAGTGCTCGACCTGATCACTACGCCTACTACGGGCCACATCGATGTTAAGATGGATACATCCACGTACACCATCACCAATCAAAAATACATAAAGCTGCCTACAAAATATGTTATACGCCGATACGGTTATAAGCCCGGCAAGGTTGTTTTAACTTTTGACGATGGCCCCGATCCGGAATTTACACCCCGGATACTCGACATACTAAAACGTGAAAGGGTCCCCGCATCGTTTTTCGTAGTGGGCTCTATGGTAGAGAAGAATATCCCTATCCTTAAACGTATTTACGACGAAGGTTACGAAATTGGTAACCACACATTTTTTCATCCGGATATCTCGACCATAAGTTTAGACAGGGTTAACCTGGAGTTGAACTCCACCCGTAAGCTTATCGAATCCATCACCGGCCGGAGCACTATATTGTTTCGCCCGCCGTTTAACGCGGATGCCGAACCGCAAACCCTTGCCGAGGTTATACCCGTGGCTGAAAGCCGCAGGCAAAGCTATATTACGATAGGCGAGTCCATCGATCCGTGGGACTGGCAGCCCGGTGTAACTGCCGACAGCATTATTGCCCGCACCATTAAACAAAAGGATAACGGCAGTATGATACTGCTGCATGATGCAGGCGGCGATACCCGGGAAGAAACGGTAAAGGCATTACCGGCCATCATCCATTTTTTTAAGAAGAACGGTTACGAGTTTACTACCATTGCTGATGTTTTGGGAAAAACCAAAGACGACCTGATGCCACCGGCGGAAAAGGAAAGCAAAAGTTTTTGGGGTAAATATTACGACATTGTTGTGGTGGGGTTCTTTTTAGGGAATAAATTTCTTTTTTACCTGTTCCTGTCGGCTATATTTTTAGCCATGGGCCGTATAATACTGATCGGCATTTTAGCGGCGCGGCAGTTTTCGCTTAACAAAAAAATTGATGCCGCCCCGCATCCTCAGCCCCCTGTAAGCATTATTGTACCTGCATATAACGAAGAGATTACCGCTATAAAAACCATACAAAGCCTTTTAAAGACGGAGTACACCAACTTTAATATCATTTTTGTTGACGACGGATCAAAGGACAGGACCTTTGAGGTGGTTTCAGAGGCATATGCCAACCATCCGCTGGTAACAGTGTTAACTAAGCCAAACGGGGGCAAAGCATCGGCGCTTAACTTTGGCATCACCCATGCCGAACACGATTTTGTGGTTTGTATTGATGCCGATACGCAGTTAAAAACCGACGCCATTTACCACTTAATGGCTTATTTTACCGATGAAGAAATTGGCGCTGTTGCGGGTACTGTAAAAGTTGGAAACGAAAATAATATCATCACCAAATGGCAGTCGATAGAATATATCACCGCCCAAAATATGGACCGCCGTGCCTTTGATATCATCAATAGCATTACGGTGGTGCCGGGGGCCATCGGGGCGTTCCGCAAGTCTGCATTGTTCAGGGCAGGGGGCTTTACTTATGATACGCTGGCCGAGGATTGCGATCTTACCATGCGTATTTTAAAGCAGGGTTATGTGGTGAAAAATTGCGCCGAGGCAGTTGCCTATACCGAGGCGCCAGAAACTATAAATGCGTTGCTAAAACAGCGCTTTCGTTGGAGTTTTGGGGTAATGCAAAGTTTCTGGAAAAACCGCGACGCGCTGTTCAATAAAAAATTCAGGTATTTTGGTATGGTGGGGATGCCCAACATCCTTATCTTCCAGATCATATTGCCGTTATTTTCGCCCTTGGCCGATCTGATCATGATACTGGGGCTTTTTGGCAGCCACCCCGAGAAGATGCTCACCTATTATGCGGTTTTTGTATTGATCGATTTCCTGGTGGGCATATTGGCCTTCAGGATGGAAAAGGAAGATTACCGCAAGCTGGTTTACATTATACCTCAGCGCTTTATATGGCGCCAATTGATGTATTATATTCTGTTCAAATCTATCCGCAAGGCTTTAAAAGGCGAATTGAGCACCTGGGGCGTACTTAAACGCACCGGGAATGTAAAGGTGAACGCAGAGGAAAAGAAAACAAAACCGGTAGTTATAGCCATACTTGTTTTTACAATCGCGGCAGCTGTTTACTTTTTGTACACATATATCAGCAACAGGTAA
- the ispF gene encoding 2-C-methyl-D-erythritol 2,4-cyclodiphosphate synthase: protein MAKIKVGFGFDVHQLKQQHPFILGGVNLEHTAGAYGHSDADVLLHAICDALLGAANLRDIGFHFSNKDDRWKGISSLILLQHVVALLAEKNWQIGNIDAMVCLEAPKINPHIPAMQDNIAKAAGIDIEDISIKATTNEQLGFIGREEGVVAYAVCLIERV from the coding sequence ATGGCTAAAATTAAAGTAGGTTTTGGTTTTGATGTACATCAGCTAAAACAACAACACCCTTTTATACTGGGCGGCGTAAACCTTGAACACACCGCCGGCGCTTACGGGCACTCTGATGCCGACGTGCTGCTGCACGCCATATGCGACGCCCTGTTGGGCGCTGCTAACCTGCGCGATATTGGCTTCCATTTTTCTAATAAAGATGATAGATGGAAAGGCATTAGCAGCCTGATATTATTACAACATGTAGTGGCTTTGCTGGCCGAAAAAAACTGGCAGATAGGCAATATTGATGCCATGGTTTGCCTGGAAGCCCCCAAAATAAACCCTCATATACCGGCCATGCAGGACAATATTGCCAAAGCTGCGGGCATTGATATCGAAGATATATCGATAAAAGCTACCACTAACGAGCAGCTTGGTTTTATAGGCCGCGAAGAAGGCGTGGTTGCCTATGCCGTATGTTTAATAGAGCGCGTGTAG
- the porV gene encoding type IX secretion system outer membrane channel protein PorV, producing MKFLNTRNLALAILLALPALATAQNGNPGSDGSSSNAIPTAVPFLNISPDSRSGAMGEAGVALSPDVNANYWNPAKLAFLENNNDIALSYSPWLRHLVPDVNLAYFSYAHKIDDRNTFGASLRYFNLGSIQLIDDNQTDQGVYKPSEFSIDASFARKFGENLSLGLTLRYIYSNFSNGAFVAGSAQQSKAGNAVSAGVSLFYNKPYGDNAVFAFGANISNIGNKISYATTGQSYFLPANLKLGVANTWNVDDMSRFTIAFDINKLLVPTPPIRDNDGNIIKGKNDDVSVPAGIFGSFADAPGGFSEELKEITLSPGVEYTYNNLFALRAGYFYENPSKGGRHYATAGFGLKYDVFAFDFSYLIASQQNSPLANTLRFTLSAGFGGTNNASKK from the coding sequence ATGAAGTTCTTGAACACCAGAAACCTTGCTTTAGCTATACTACTGGCCTTGCCCGCGCTGGCTACGGCACAAAACGGCAACCCGGGCTCGGATGGTAGTTCGTCAAACGCCATACCCACAGCTGTACCGTTCCTGAATATATCGCCCGATTCACGCTCGGGAGCTATGGGCGAAGCAGGGGTTGCGTTATCGCCAGATGTTAATGCCAATTACTGGAACCCGGCAAAGCTTGCATTTCTTGAAAATAATAACGACATCGCTTTATCGTACAGCCCCTGGCTAAGGCACCTGGTGCCCGATGTTAACCTCGCCTATTTCAGTTATGCGCATAAAATTGATGACAGGAATACCTTTGGCGCTTCGCTGCGTTATTTTAACCTGGGATCGATACAACTGATAGACGATAACCAAACCGACCAGGGCGTTTATAAACCCAGCGAATTTTCAATTGATGCGTCTTTTGCGCGTAAGTTTGGCGAAAACCTTTCGTTGGGCTTAACACTCCGTTATATCTATTCGAATTTTAGCAACGGCGCTTTCGTAGCGGGTTCAGCTCAGCAAAGCAAGGCAGGCAATGCGGTATCTGCCGGAGTATCATTATTTTATAACAAGCCATATGGCGATAACGCCGTGTTTGCTTTCGGCGCTAATATTTCAAACATCGGCAATAAAATAAGCTATGCCACAACCGGCCAAAGTTACTTTTTGCCGGCCAACTTAAAGTTGGGCGTAGCCAATACCTGGAATGTTGACGACATGAGCAGGTTTACCATCGCTTTTGATATCAATAAGCTATTGGTGCCAACGCCGCCAATACGCGACAACGATGGTAATATCATCAAGGGCAAAAATGATGATGTATCGGTACCGGCCGGAATTTTTGGCTCGTTTGCTGATGCACCCGGAGGGTTTAGCGAAGAGTTAAAGGAAATTACGCTATCGCCAGGGGTAGAGTATACCTACAACAACCTTTTTGCACTAAGGGCGGGTTACTTTTACGAAAACCCCAGTAAGGGCGGCAGGCACTACGCTACTGCGGGTTTCGGGCTGAAATATGATGTATTCGCCTTCGATTTTTCGTACCTGATAGCCAGCCAGCAAAACAGTCCGCTGGCAAACACACTGCGTTTTACTTTGTCGGCTGGGTTTGGCGGCACCAATAATGCTTCTAAAAAATAA